Genomic segment of Sphingopyxis sp. QXT-31:
GGCGTCGGTAGATTGTCGAGCCAGTCCGAAATGTCGGTCGCATGGAAATCGACCTGGTCCGGCAGGTGGTCGCGATGGCCGCTTTCGCTGCCATTGTCCAGCCACACGGTGGTCATCCCTAGCGCCTTTGCCGGGGTCAGGTTGCGCGCCATATCCTCGACGAACAGGCTGCGTTTGGGGTCAATGCCGAGGTGGTCGACCATCATGGCATAGGCGGCCGGATCGGGCTTCGGCGTATAGCGCGTAACGCGAATGTCGCAGATGCCGTCGAACAGGTCGGCGATCCCGCGCGCTTCCAGAACGCGCGCCGCATAATCGGCGTCGGCATTGGTGAAAACCAGCCGCCGTCCGGGCAGCCGTTCGAGCCCGGCGCGCAGCCGCGCATCGGGCGCGATGCGGTCGAGCGCAATATCGTGGACGTCGACCAGGAAATCCTCGGGCGCGACGTCATGATGGCGCATCAGCCCCGCCATCGTCGTGCCATGGTCGTGGAAATATTGCTTCTGCACCCGCCGCGCCTCGGCGGCATCGACATCGAGCAGCCGCATGATGAAGGCGCCCATGCGCGCGTCGATCAGGTCGAACAATTTTGCCGACGGCGGATAGAGCGTGTTGTCGAGATCGAAGATCCAGGTATCGATATCGGTCAGGCGCTGGGGCATGCGGGCGCGCTTACCGGCGGCGTCGCGGATGGGCAAGTTGCATACATATTGCGCGTCGTCGCCTCGGGCTTGACCCGCGGTCCCACTTGGACTTCAAAACGGCGGGACCCCGGATGGACTCCGGATCAACGATACAGGGGACGCCAGAATGAAACCGACGACCTTCCTCCCGCTCCTTCTCCTCGGCACCGCGCTCGCTACGCCCGCCGCCGCGCAGACCGCCCGCACGGTGATCCACGCCGGCCACTTGATCGCAGAACCCGGCAAGCCCGCGAAGGGCGCTTCGACGATCACCGTCGAAGGCGGCAAGATCGTGTCGATCGCCGACGGCCACCAGCCCGCCGATCCCGGTGCGACCGTGATCGACCTCAAGGACAAATATGTCC
This window contains:
- a CDS encoding pyrimidine 5'-nucleotidase; translated protein: MPQRLTDIDTWIFDLDNTLYPPSAKLFDLIDARMGAFIMRLLDVDAAEARRVQKQYFHDHGTTMAGLMRHHDVAPEDFLVDVHDIALDRIAPDARLRAGLERLPGRRLVFTNADADYAARVLEARGIADLFDGICDIRVTRYTPKPDPAAYAMMVDHLGIDPKRSLFVEDMARNLTPAKALGMTTVWLDNGSESGHRDHLPDQVDFHATDISDWLDNLPTPWGIS